TTCTCAATCTTCTCCTCGGACGTGGCGAACGAGAGCCGGAAGCACTTGTCGTCACCGAACGCTCCGCCGGGGACGACAGCCACCTTGCCGTCTGCAAGGAGGTAGTCCGCCATCGCGAACGAGTCGGCGATCTTCTTGCCGCCGAGCGTCCGACCGTAGTGCGCCGACACGTCCGGGAACACGTAGAACGCGCCTTGCGGACGCGCGTAGGTGACGCCGGGGATCGCGTCGAGCAGGTCGCAGATGAGGTCGCGCCGTTTCTCGAACGCGACGCGCATCGTCTCGACCGGCTCCTGGGAGCCTGTCAGAGCAGCATATGCCGCCTTCTGGGCGATTGACGTCGGGTTAGACGTGCTGTGGCTCTGGATGTCTCCCATCGCCTTGATGACGTCCGCCGGGCCCGCCGCGTAGCCGATCCGCCAGCCGGTCATCGAGTACGCCTTCGAGCATCCGTTCACGATGATCGCCAAGTCCTGCATGCCCGGTCGCAGGTTGGAGATGGAGTGGAACGCGGCTCCGTCGTAGAGCAGCGCTTCATAGATCTCGTCGGTGATGACGTAGAACTGCTTCTCCAGCGCGAGGTCGGCAATCGCTTCGAGCTGCTCCTTCGAGTACATCGTGCCCGTCGGATTGCTCGGACTGTTGACGATGATCGCCGTCGTGCGTGGGGTCACAGCGGCGCGGATGGAATCCGCCGTCATCGTGTAGTTGTCGTCGGCGGTCGTCGGCAGGACGATGGGCGTCCCGTCCGCGA
The Candidatus Poribacteria bacterium genome window above contains:
- a CDS encoding pyridoxal phosphate-dependent aminotransferase, which translates into the protein MLSLSRKALRVEPSATLAIDAKYKQMLADGEDVVGFGAGEPDFDTPDAIKDAAKKALDAGFTKYTPASGTPELKQAIVEKFQRDQGLTYKPGQVIVSCGGKHVLYNIFQAICDPGDEVIFAAPYWVSYIEMVKLADGTPIVLPTTADDNYTMTADSIRAAVTPRTTAIIVNSPSNPTGTMYSKEQLEAIADLALEKQFYVITDEIYEALLYDGAAFHSISNLRPGMQDLAIIVNGCSKAYSMTGWRIGYAAGPADVIKAMGDIQSHSTSNPTSIAQKAAYAALTGSQEPVETMRVAFEKRRDLICDLLDAIPGVTYARPQGAFYVFPDVSAHYGRTLGGKKIADSFAMADYLLADGKVAVVPGGAFGDDKCFRLSFATSEEKIEKGLTRIRQALA